In the genome of Daucus carota subsp. sativus chromosome 9, DH1 v3.0, whole genome shotgun sequence, the window TCATGAGCAGGACCCTTACTGCACAATTATAAGGAAAACAGACATAATAAAAACAGGTAAAACCATGTTTCCAGAAAAgcattatatttgtatttgtacaCTAACAAAGGCAACTATTAATCAACTGTTATTCGTGGTTTTAAGATAGATACCCTGTCATAATCAAGTTGCTTTACAACTTACAAGTGGTAAATGAGGTATCTAGGTACCCTTTAATTTACTAGCTACGTGTATACCTGAAATTATTACTTTTTAATTTGtgcttcaaatttttatattacctCCAACCAAATTCCTTTGTCCCAATTCTTCAATTGTTTATCCCCAAATTTTCTCCAGGTCAATTGAATATAGGAGATTAAGTGTTAACTTTCTCAAGTTTTACGAAAGTTAATTTGAGTGAATAAGAGGTGGAATTCTATCCGTGGACAAGAAAAATGGAATAGAGTGAGTATTAATATTGCTTGTTACTGTGCTTTAATTTAATATCACAGACTGTATTTCAGCCTTTTGGAAAGACGCATATGATATTTGGCTAAGCTAATAAAAGTACTTAATTATGAGCACTTACTTTAAAATAGAAAAGTTGGTCCTTTGACTAATAttacattacatatatattaataaaagtgATATGGTACTTGGGCTATCTTACTAGTAGATTACTCACGTCAACTCCTGATTCGGCCAGCCTTTGAAGTATTCCTCTGTACTCCTGAACCACTTCTCGTGGTTTATAGCCTTCAGTATACAAACTTCGGCAGTGCCATAGTAAGTTAGCTTCCACATAGACTCCATGCACTTCTCAATTTTTGCTTGTGAAGATTCGTCATATTTCAAAGATATACTTTTAAAGCTCAATACCCAAATGGCCAACCTCTGTATAATAAGCAAAGACAATAAGAGAAGTGCACATTATGAAAAAATCAGACTGACAGTAgagataataatatatgtaatcatcaaaaactaaGATTGTCATAGAAACCATTACATTAGATGAAAATAGAGAAAGTATAAGCTGCACAGATGACAGacctgaaatatatatatatatatatatatatatatatatatatatatatatatatatatatatatatatatatatatatatatatatatatatatatttatactatataCTATAATAGCTGGGGTAGTGTATAATTTGTAGTATGGTCAAACTTTTTTTATCATCCCTTTCAATAATAACAATCGTTGGATCTATAAAAGCAAATTGATGACAGCAGTTAGGTCCAATaccaataatattttatattataaattcgtACCACCAGAGTTCAAAGGTTCAATTCTCATaaacaacatattaaaattaaatattttaactatacaatgACTTAATCTACACTTTACTGTTCACATTATACTAtcacaaaatttttatataattatatgaaaaaaaaacatgagaaataatatataaaatactaaaGGAGGTCCGTGCATTGCAAAAAAAAACTAACCCTCTAAACACTACAAAAAGTCtaataaatgatttttgaaatcaatgaaagaagaaaaacaataattttcctGATAGCAAGATTAgattaaaacatgaaaatggTGAAGTTGTATATTTAATGGATTGCAGTACTTTAATAGGTAGCTTATTATGTTTCTATTTTGTATTACATATATGATTCCTAAATTGACATGTTCATTTATTTATCTGAATATAAGAGCCGGACATCATTGGGATGAAGTGAACCAGGTGACATTAGGCGCAGTATAGTTAATATTTGACATCAGAGGGGTGAACACAGTAACAATCCTGcctgaaaacaagaataatcaTACAGGTAGATGAAACTATACAAGATCTCATACAGCTAAGGTGATCAACTTAAATATGAAGATATAGAAATTAGATATATTAAGGTATGTAAAAATATAGCCAAGTGATAATTGTGCAATGGCAAACAAGTGACATGACTAAACTCAGGATTTAATAGAGCTAATAATGCTTCAAGGTTACCATGTTTTCCACATATATCACTGCATTGAATTATTATTTAGACTCTTGAAATCATCGGAAAGACACAGTTATATCAATCTCTTACAAATTCATAATTAACGAAAAAAACTGATTTATGAGTGCGCGCGTGTGTTAGATCCAATACTACTTCTCCTCCACTAACTTATCGAAAGTAATTAGtgcatttaattaattattctctgacataatcaaaaatacaatatattattcattAATTAAGCTATCTACATAAATCATTACTAACAAATAACTATATCAATCTCCgaaatgaaaaaatgaaaataaaaatacaggaAGTATATACTATAAATCTATAATGTATGTACAatcaattatatgtatatactaCTAAAGCATATACTACTGCTAATGAGCTAACTAAACTAATCGTTGCAGGTATATCATTTCAACAATCTCCGAAAATCATATACACATTCACTAAAAGGAACACTACTTCATTGCTACTAAACTATCGACATAAATCATAGCAGCTGATAAACTAAACCAGTTTGTAACATAATCAAATTGAACATGAATACACATAGATATATGTAAATGTGTGTGTAATTGtaagggagggagggagagagagagagagagatcttACACGAAAGACGAATCGATTGAGTACGAAGCGAAGAAAAAGGAAAACGAAGGCGAGCAACAGCGAGAAGATCAAATGCCAGGAGCTTACGTCGCTTTTATTAATGTTCGAGTCCATTGAAGCAACTCGAACTGTGAAGAAATCGAAGATTGTAAATCATCAATTGATTGAAAAAATGTGAATTACATATGAACATTAGAGAGCGAGCATTGTTATTTGCCctaatttgtttttatgttgtatacgcgagagagagagaaagagagagattgaGCGAGAGAGATTAAAGCGAAACAGAAAATCTAGAGAGAGAAATTGGAGAGGTTAAtctagagagagagaaagagggggCAAAGTGGAGTGATCTGGTGGCGTGAGAGATGATCGTGGCCGTACGATTTGTGTTCGAATATGAATATCGAGATTGGTGCGCAGCAGAAATAGCTCATCATATTGTGGGAAGATTTCTTTATTAAATACATTTtggtattttcttttataataacACTTTTAAATAAGTGtttgacaaataaataaatttgttatataatatatcgatttctaattttttttccatatatgtcatatataattacatatatgttaattatcttgtacatataattaatggtctatatatgttaattatcTTGTACATATAATTAATGGTCCATATGAACATTAAATAACTCGCTAATAGTTCATATGAACATTAAATAACTCGCTAATAATCCATATGAACATCAACTAACTTGCTCAACAGATCCTCGAATTTGATATTGTTCAATTCGACTCTAACTTATTATAGTTTATGCTTTATTTGAtacataagaaaaataaaaactcaaatctaatattaatatacatggAAAGAAAAGTAAGATATCTTTAtttcacaaaaattaaaaatatagtgtACTTATTACATTGTCGAAAATCAATGTTCTTGCAAATATACTTGCACATTTTGGTACTTGTATGAGAGCCCTGAAACAAATTGTATCACAGTACTATATATCTCATGAGAAAACAAAAAACGACAGTAACCACTGGACATGATTGTAAGGTCTCGAATACTGTAGATATGTTCTTGGCTCCGTTTTCGAGTAAACACTTGACTATCGCGTTAAGCACAGGTTCACGGTGCTAGACTTGCATGATCAAAAGGCCAGGAAGATTGAAGGTTACTAAAAGTGATAACTAATCTTCAGCTTCTTCCCTTTCTATTGGGACTGCACCAAATTTTTGGACCAAAATTTCCGCAACTAATGGCACCAAGTCCTTACAAGGGACACCTTTTTTATAGATTTCTCCCAAATGTGAGTCGCTTCCGATCCTCCCTCCCAAGAACACGTCCGCGCCTTCACAAGGCTTCCCATTTTCATCCCTTGTCATGCACCCCATGAACCCGATATCAGCAACTTGAACTTGTCCACACGTGTTTGGGCAGCCGGTCCAGTGCATACGAATGGGTCGGGTCACAGACACTAGTCGTCCCACGTCTTCAGTCACTTGGAGAGCCCGGGCCTTGGTCTCGATTATGGCTTGTCCACAGAACTGATTGCCAGTACAAGCTACTAGTCCTTTTAAGAGAATGTGTGGCTCGGGTAAGAACCTTTCCTTCAAAAGAGGCTCATTGAGCAAGGCATCGAGCTTAGAGTTTTCAATATTTGGGATGATGATGTTTTGCTCCACAGTAAGACGTAGTTCACCTGATCCGTACTCGTCTGCTAGTCGAGCTAGCTCATCCATGTCATCGGCTTGAACACGTCCGACTGGAATATGAAGGCCTACGAAACTGAAGCCCTCTTGTTTTTGTGGGTGGACACCAAGATAGTCTCTCCTCTCCCATTGTGCTTGTACCAAGTCTTCGGAAGATGATCTCTCTAGCTCTTGCTGAGGCATTCTCTTCACAACTTCAGACCGAAATCCCTCTACACCCTGCAGTGCCACAATGCACAAATTTTACagaaaaagattaatttttgtaTAGTCTAAAGTCCGATGTGCCTCATTTAAGGACAAGGAGAGCTAAATGGATTACTAAGACAAATCTCCGCTTACCAGTTCATCAATTAGCCACATCATTCTGGTTTTCTGTCTGTTCCCCCGTGTACCGAGGTCTCTGTAAGCTTCTAACACTGCTTTACACAATGGAATCACATCATCTGCTGGAACCCAGGCATCAAGAGGAATTGCCTCAGCACATCTTTTTGGGCTAAAGAATCCGCCAACTAGCAAATTGAATCCAAATCTTCCGTTCTTTGTGGCAGGCATGTAAGCAAGGTCATTAATATGGGGATGCTCGTACAGATCATGTGAACCGATAACACACACATTCCATTTTCTAGGCCTGTTATGTTGAAAAAAATTAGTGGTTAGAATTGGCTTTAAAAAAACATCGCAATTACTGGAATCTAATGTTTAAAATCATCGGAATTGTAAAGAAACAATCAAGGAGAAATGATATAGAAGAGAGTTTTGAATCTTACAAGTTAGTGAAATCTGTATTTCCACGCGAATTAGCAGTGATGAATTGGGATAGCAAATTCGTATAAGGCCTTGTATCAACAATCTCATCCGGATCAATTCCTGCAAGCGGATTTCCAACCGGATTTCTCACGTTATCCATCCCACTCTGCAAACTTGTCAGACCAACCTCGTCGAGTCCCTTTAGTATTGCTGGCACATCAGGTAGTACTACACCCCGAATTTGCCAGTTTTGTCTAGTGGTAACATCTGCACAACCCTCCTTCCCATACTGCCTTATGACACTAGCAAGGTATCGAGTTTGTGCACTTGTTGTAACTCCATTCGGTAGCTTCAATCTCATCATAAATCTACCATCTGATCACACCATTTAAACACTTTTTAGAGCATAAAATATAACCTCGAAACAGAGCAGGCCATGATTCGGCatatggaaaaaaaaacacaatttagATTGTTCGAATTTTTAATTTCTCGGGATAAATcttatttatgaaattcattTTCTGAAAACTGCTTTACATAAACTGTTAAGTGATCGATTCTTCCAAAACATCCAGGAGGGCTTAagaggatcatattatatcacctgaccaattctcctaaaacctcgaGACACGAGGGGTCTTGTcatgatcatattatattctaacataaaCATATCATACCTCGCTGACACGAGGTCTCAGGTCGGAACCTTGTCAAAGATAAGACGGGTGTGTGTGCGcgtttaattatcaaataaaaatcacaagGCTTTAAGAACTTACAGTGATGCTTTCTCCTGTGGAAGAGACCAAGCCACTTAAGCCTAACATCAACATCATCCTTAGTAGCTTTCAACTTATCAAGATCTTCAATAGGAATCTTAGCAAGATCTTCAATACCATTCTCAACAAACAACTTCATGGGCTCACTCTCAATCTTAACCTTCTCCTGAGGATTAATACCTTTCCTGAACTTCTCCTTCAAAACCCAGTAGCCTTCTCTTTTTTCCACTCTAGCCTCCAGCCTTTCGCCACCATCACCGCCTTCTACGGCAGCAGAAGGCGGTGGCACGGCTGTTTGAGCTGGAGGAGTTGCATGTAGCCTGGAATTCTTGGTGTAGAAGCTTGTGTTTTGTAGCATGGGAGGTGCCAAGAACTTGACAGAAAAGGATGACATTTTGTGGAGGAGGGTGTCGGAGTTTTTGGTGGTGCTGCCGGGGAGAGTGGTGGTGAGTGGTGGCTGATAGAGGAGGTGATGAACATTTTGTAGATGAGAAGGGGAGTGTGGTGGACTTTTGGTGAGTGCCAAAGGGCAGGGTGTTTTTGTGTGTTATTGAGGTGTAAGGTGTTAAATGTTAAATTTCATTGTCAAGGGGTGAAATTGGTGAAAAGATAAAAGAGCCTGATTGGCTTTGAAGATCGGGTTTTAAGttattttcgattttaaattaaaaattatttatttatatattaagttaGAAATTGTATAaaagtcaaaaataaattagaaactaaaattaatttagatgttttagtgacttaatttttaaaaagttctGAAATTATTCACAAATAAGTTACATGTaaatcattttcatttttattttaaatttttaaacattcataaaatcaaattatccaacaaatatttcaaattcttaatatattaaatcatgtTAAATTATCGAGCACAATTTTAAATTGAGTCAAACGGTCTCAAAATCATACGGTTAATATGTTCCGGCTATTATGTTTATCCGTCATAGTTATAACTCAAAAACATTTGCGCCGTTTaggcaaatttaaaaaaaagtgatttctggcttaaagtaaaaaagtggattaaaatgtattaaaatcccaatcgaatacaccccctagaagtgagaaataaataagttaataaagtgtttggaaaagaagagaaattttgagacaaattcttaaaaatacttatactttttttttttttgaaggttAAAAATACttatacttatttacacaaacgggttaaAAGAATTAGAAATCAGAAGTTGTGCTTCTCAGAAACAATCGGGGCCATTATGATGGTCTTTTTTAGTGATAGGATCACGAAATATTTTTGTCCCGGAAGAGCCAACGAAAGAGGTTCCAGTCTGACGTTATTTTTTGACATCGATAAGTGTGCCATGTGAGTGTTCCATTATTTCGCGGACGCATCATCGTGTGGTTTGGCCGGAGAGAGTTGAATTTACATTAAAATAATGTTCACTCGATCATAAACATATTTGTGTGATAGTTATCTCTTCTGTGACCCTTTTGTTTTGTCTATGTTTAGGTATGTGGCGAGCTGCCCATTGTTTTCTAGCGACTTTTGTTATATGGAAGCACGAACGGTCCATAAACAAAGCAAGCAAGGTGGCATATAGTAGtaattgtaattttttgttggaaattaattcaataaattaaaaaatatctttttGAAACAACAGTTTTGAGCAGTGTTACAAAAAATGTAAATCAGACTTAATCAATGAAATCATGTAAATACTGATAGgtgattaattaaattgatcaagAATTAATCAGATTGATTAATCGatttaatcggtgattaatcagaaAATTAATCAGTTCGACGAATTATTAAATATAGATTAATCGATGGAAGTTGTTTTACAAA includes:
- the LOC108202728 gene encoding ferredoxin--nitrite reductase, chloroplastic; this translates as MSSFSVKFLAPPMLQNTSFYTKNSRLHATPPAQTAVPPPSAAVEGGDGGERLEARVEKREGYWVLKEKFRKGINPQEKVKIESEPMKLFVENGIEDLAKIPIEDLDKLKATKDDVDVRLKWLGLFHRRKHHYGRFMMRLKLPNGVTTSAQTRYLASVIRQYGKEGCADVTTRQNWQIRGVVLPDVPAILKGLDEVGLTSLQSGMDNVRNPVGNPLAGIDPDEIVDTRPYTNLLSQFITANSRGNTDFTNLPRKWNVCVIGSHDLYEHPHINDLAYMPATKNGRFGFNLLVGGFFSPKRCAEAIPLDAWVPADDVIPLCKAVLEAYRDLGTRGNRQKTRMMWLIDELGVEGFRSEVVKRMPQQELERSSSEDLVQAQWERRDYLGVHPQKQEGFSFVGLHIPVGRVQADDMDELARLADEYGSGELRLTVEQNIIIPNIENSKLDALLNEPLLKERFLPEPHILLKGLVACTGNQFCGQAIIETKARALQVTEDVGRLVSVTRPIRMHWTGCPNTCGQVQVADIGFMGCMTRDENGKPCEGADVFLGGRIGSDSHLGEIYKKGVPCKDLVPLVAEILVQKFGAVPIEREEAED